In Rutidosis leptorrhynchoides isolate AG116_Rl617_1_P2 chromosome 2, CSIRO_AGI_Rlap_v1, whole genome shotgun sequence, one genomic interval encodes:
- the LOC139889186 gene encoding uncharacterized protein, whose translation MRIRGYCVKQKLEPNWLKYIERLDKLLAKGKIIVWAYIKEFDVYAIKKDFAVDYIKHAHEFKSLHYFEFMKVARLNMLYRDHVGIPDILARKIRRSFMSKDFVGLDLSFRKIFYRTNKKTGERRKIVRYEAVKYIRKVLVKKMPQNFSPRFRWWYYNERSEEMRIHPSSFCNYNHEINHSKPSQLHYHPPYFFYSEDQQPITCEIFKQPFSNVHKHQNFNPKITNLQSTMNKSSYNNGKFVTTNGGNQFNNNLIHKNDRLTGNKSPRKDRHSKINTARGPRDRRMRLSLDVAKRFFRLQDILGFDKASNTVDWLLIKSKLDIQDLIKQKLNQISCSNASSGSECEVLSGIDDQSVVKTVNDDDDDKVKHSGCNKIKEKKRVDKIRKNVFFHNSLAKETREKARARARKRTTEKRNVKLGYYYNQVMDQNTNWLGSWVPFGENRVQEIDQTDYSSMISTNWNSSFMQSNYHHNIGSSQEHQFISDFQNLAKPWDGINN comes from the exons ATGAGGATCAGAGGATATTGTGTAAAGCAGAAGTTGGAGCCAAATTGGTTGAAGTACATTGAAAGATTAGATAAACTTCTGGCTAAAGGAAAGATTATAGTCTGGGCCTATATCAAAGAATTCGACGTGTATGCAATAAAAAAGGATTTTGCAGTGGACTACATCAAACATGCTCATGAGTTTAAGTCACTTCATTATTTTGAATTCATGAAGGTGGCTAGATTGAACATGTTGTATCGGGATCATGTCGGGATTCCTGATATTTTGGCTAGGAAGATAAGGAGATCGTTCATGTCAAAGGACTTTGTGGGTTTAGACCTCAGTTTCCGAAAGATCTTTTATCGGACTAATAAGAAAACGGGCGAAAGGAGAAAGATTGTTAGATATGAAGCCGTGAAATATATTAGGAAAGTTCTTGTAAAGAAGATGCCGCAGAATTTCAGCcctcgttttcgttggtggtattataATGAACGCTCAGAAGAAATG AGAATACATCCCTCCTCTTTCTGCAATTACAACCATGAAATAAATCATTCAAAACCCTCTCAACTTCATTACCACCCTCCTTACTTCTTCTATTCAGAAGATCAACAACCTATCACTTGTGAGATTTTCAAACAACCTTTCTCCAACGTTCATAAACACCAAAACTTTAATCCTAAGATTACTAATTTGCAATCCACTATGAACAAGTCTAGCTACAATAATGGGAAATTTGTTACTACTAATGGTGGTAATCAATTCAACAATAATTTAATTCATAAAAACGATCGTCTAACGGGCAATAAATCGCCTAGAAAAGATCGTCACAGCAAGATTAACACGGCTCGAGGTCCTAGAGATCGAAGAATGAGATTGTCACTAGATGTTGCAAAGAGGTTCTTTAGGTTACAAGACATTTTAGGGTTTGATAAAGCAAGCAATACTGTTGACTGGCTACTTATAAAGTCAAAGCTTGATATTCAAGATCTTATCAAACAAAAGTTGAATCAGATTAGTTGCAGTAATGCATCTTCTGGTTCAGAATGTGAAGTTCTATCAGGAATTGATGATCAATCTGTTGTGAAAactgtaaatgatgatgatgatgataaggttaAACACAGTGGTTGTAACAAGATTAAAGAAAAGAAAAGGGTTGATAAAATTAGGAAAAATGTGTTTTTTCATAATTCTTTAGCTAAAGAAACTAGGGAAAAAGCAAGGGCTAGGGCTAGAAAAAGAACAACAGAGAAAAGAAATGTAAAACTTGGGTATtattataatcaggtaatggatcAAAATACAAACTGGTTAGGGTCCTGGGTTCCTTTCGGAGAAAACCGGGTTCAAGAAATCGATCAAACCGATTATTCTTCTATGATTTCGACCAATTGGAACTCATCATTTATGCAATCCAATTATCACCATAATATTGGATCTTCTCAAGAG CACCAGTTCATCAGTGACTTCCAAAATCTTGCTAAACCATGGGATGGCATCAATAATTAA